The Solea senegalensis isolate Sse05_10M linkage group LG14, IFAPA_SoseM_1, whole genome shotgun sequence genomic sequence CAACGTTCTTTTTGTCAGGCAAAAATGCTCTCTAAACACACACTTATCATTTTTCTCCAAGGCTGCCAGCGAAAACCTGCTCGACTGTAATGGCAGATActcttcctcccccctccctctcatcTAGTTCTGTAACATTATTGTTCTTCCCTCAGGTGCACTGTGCAGTTGTGGATTTTCTCCAGCTGTCTTTGTTAAACCGTTGTTGAAGTTGAAACAGGCAGTGCGTGGTCACGTTCGCGAGCACACCACAGCTTCTTCATATGCAGATTCTGCCATTACCCGCTTTCATTATTGAGTAGGATTTAGCGACGCAACTGCCATGTCAGGCATAACTTGATGCATATTTACTTTATAAATCCAGACTCATAAAGCAGCTCTGCCACCGACACTGCTGACTCATAATGTTTTACTTTGTCTGTCGTGATGCTTCTGTCTtcacatgatatatatatacagaatgTCTTGGTCCCTGAAGGGTAAAGAGTAGATTTGTGTGATTATTATCTGTGATGGAGACAAAGTCCCATCATGACATATTAAACAGGaacactgattttattttgtgtatatgCTTCCGCCCAGTCACAGTAAACATGGAGATGAAATATAATTGCCCAGTAAGGCCTTTTTGAGTACTGACTTTTAAACATGCTGcatcagctttattggccatgtatgtgaacacatacaaggaatttgactcgGTTTTATCTTGGTTTTATCCAGCACAcgctgtacattaaacatgaacatcaacaacataacttaacatacaTTCAACTTGAAAGGACAGCAAGAACAATAATTTAAATTCAAGTATTAAGAAGTAAAGAAAGGCCTGTTTGCTTCAGACAATAAATTGTTtatcttttcttattttcacttttcaaagttgtgaaatataaataataaaatatcctTATCAGTCATCATTTCACCAAGGATTGGTATTGTCCTGATTGTTATCATACGATCTCTTATTGAGATGATGTACTTGTGCTTAGAGTCTAATACTCTCTCTAATGACATGACCATGATCAGGGACCATAAAAGTGAAGTTAAGAGTGAAGTTATTGAGAATGAACTGCATTTGTAGAAAAGTAACTCTTCattgtgacacttttgtcacttttAGAAATCTGTCACAGAAAACTGGTTTGTAacgtcattttcagcttcttgcaTATTAAGTTGAATTATTCACCTATCATATATGCATTGGCAAAACTAATGAGTTCTCCTTAAGTAACAACACATTCTAACTCTTTATTGACATATTGATCTTTTTCTACTTCCAAACCTGAGACAGTgagaaatactgtatgtttttgttgtaatgCTGCTGACTTGGCCTGTTCTTTCCCCTCCCGAACTTAGTGGTTCTGTCAGAGTCAGATGTGTGGGGTGTTCCTCTGTCAGGGTCTGAATCCTCTTTGACAATGTCCTTCCCAACAGGAAGTAAGTTCTATAAAATCCCGGCGTGTTGTGCTGTACTTCCTCTTCTCCCTGGAATGACCGCACTGACCCATCAGCTCACCTCATGAACATCATCCAGATTGTCAAACTAACGGATCCAGACATAATCCATTGCTCATCTAACTGGTTGTTAACCCCTCCTCCCCCACTGCCACTCCCTGCATTTGGCATGGTGGTGACTGAATGTACCAGTGTTGCATGGTGGATGGTTTGTGGGTTGAGCCCTTACCTCAAGTTATCTTGATTGTATTTGGCAGGTGGAAATAATACCTGTAATCGTGCGTCTTAAACTTACAGTCTTTGTTATAGGTTTTGTTGTTACACGTTTATCTATAAATCCttctatttctttattttttgcctTGTATGCAGCCAAGTATAATTCCCAATGATGTGAAAAGTCCATTtaccttttacacacacacacgggctaATGAACATGTCACAGAGTTGATGTCACTGTTGATTAAGCTCCATATTTGACTTTTATAACTGACTATTTATTGTTGCACTCTGAATCTCTCATCTCTGaagcaccaccaccacttccTCCCAAGAATGTCCCCCTCTCACCCCCAACGACTGGCCCTCCCTCTGCAGAAGAGGCTGGTAAGAAGTGTTCTTATCTATTTCTGCCTTTAGTTATATCACACcaacttttacatttaatctcagaagCGTCTTTATCTCCCAACTGTCTGTCTCTAGATTTCAGTCAGTCGTTTTGCTTGTCTGTCTTTTTCACTTTATCTCCCTGTGTAAATTTACtcttcacacacagactgtgatTGTTcactggttgtttgtctttctgcAGTGACAGTGGAAGAAGATGGCAAGAACCCTTCCATAGTAGACTTGGACAACATTTTTGGACCAGAGCAAGCCCTGGCTACTGTCGAGGATATAAATGACACTTGGGTCTGCTTCAGTGAAGAATCGTCTAAACAGCCACCTCTACCAGATGAACCTGCACCTCCAATCCCTTGCTCCCCACCTCCTCCAGAGGAACCAGCACCTCCTTTACCAGCCTCTCCACCTCCACCAGAAACTACTGCCCCTCCATTGCCTATATCACCACCTCCTCGAGAAGACCCTGTACCACCTCTCCCTACCTCCCCTCCCCCAAAACTTGACCCTGCTCCACCTCTGCCAACCTCCCCACCTCCCTCAGAAGAACCTGTTGCACCTCCCATCCCTTCAGGTCCTCCCACACCAGAAGACAGAAATCCTCTCACAAATGTCACCACTCCACCCCTTCCATCACCAAAAGATCTTGCATCTCCCTCtacctcctctccccctcctctcgaCTTGCCTGCTAATGTCCCACCAGCTTCTGCTCCCCAAGCAAGCAGCTCTCCAGCAGTGAGTCCTTCCTCTGAAGAACTTGCACGTGTCGTCCCATCATCAATTGTCCTGTCTCAAGAGGTGAAGCCcagaaacacagacaccacCCAACCCAAAGAGGATGTAAGAGAAACAGCCAGCTCATCCAAAGATGTCAGTCAGGGGAGCAGGAGCACGcctcctccaccccctcctcccacaTACCGGACAGTGGTGTCATCACCAGGTCCCACATCTGGACCTGCTGGCACGAATAGTGGTGAGCAGACTGTATTTATATCTTGAGTTTTTAGATCTCAATTGAAATTATGATAATTTATGAGTTTTGTTGTCAGTTTGAGGACTAGTAACATCtaatttaataatgtttttataaataatcatTGTATAAGTGTTTTACATTTGTGACTTGTTTAATTTGATAGCAACAGTGACAGACGGGACAGGATGAGAAACCAGTGCACCCAACAGTACATTGGTTTGATTGGAATTGATTATTGCAGAGTGCTGAATGTCTCCGTTTTCTCACTTCAGATCTCTTGTTTGTTAATCTCGCACAATCTGAACCATGGTTCTGCATTTTTGTCCTCAGAAAAGATGTCACAGTCTGTTCTGCTTGGATGAACAGTAATATTGAGctacagagctgtgttattttTAGAGGGTTTTGTTCTGACTCCTAATGCACTTGCAGTGtctttataatgttttttttcaattaatccTGTTGTCACTTTGTTGATGGAGTTGATAATTTCAGGCCGTAGTTTCCAGTGTTTTTCTCCAGGGCCTCCCATTggcagattgtgtgtgtgtgtgctggcacAAATCAGAGAGAGCAAGCACAGTTGGGAAGGACTGATTGAATGAATATAAGAGTCTATTTGTAATGCTGTAATGCTTTAAATAGCACTCAACAGGTTAATTATTTAGTTTAATTCCCCAATAggcacagtaaaaacaacaataacaaacattcATGCATTGCTGGCAGTGCAGCATGCATCATTTACATCTGCAGATGCAGTCTATTGTGCCCTTGTGTTCTTGTGTAATTTTCCAGACTGAATGAGTGTGATGTGATTGAGCTGCTTTGTGTTTCTGCTCTTCCCCCGCAGGTTCCTCTTCTCCAGTGCGACCTGCTACTCCTTCATCAGTCAACTCAaccccaccacctcctccacctcgcCCTCCTTCTCGGCCCAAACTTCCTCCTGGGAAACCAACCATAGGAGATGCAGTAAGTTCTACAATTTCTTTGTGCTATGTTATtgttgctgcagtgtttttctgttaCCCAGTGGGGGAGTTCAGTCATTACTTTGCTAAGTCTTGTAACTCAGGCAGTCTGAATCACAGCTACAATAAGTGTTATTGTCAGAGTGTATCACAATCAGTGCTTAACTTAATTTAACTCCaccttttcttattttttttttctttttagagtCGCCCCTTCAGCCCGCCAATACACTCAGCCAGCCCTCCTCCCGTCGCCCCACTGGCACGAGCTGAGAGCACCTCTTCAATCTCGTCCACCAACTCAATGAGTACTGCTACTACACCCACCGTTGGTAAAGAACTGTCCGTGTctgtctcaggtgtgtgtgcCCCATCAGCTGTCGCTGATCTGCTCAACCTCGGCTGTTGCTATCAATGGCTGCTGAAGTTAAACGCTAATCATTGATTCTTTATACTGGCTCTTGCTTTCACTTAACTCATTCCGAGTGCAAGGAatcatttatctatttatttgtttgttatttattctttGTCATGCCATTATGATTAATAGTTTTCTTTTCCCTGGAGGTTCTGACAGTTTCCTAGCAGTGCCTGGTCACTGATGAAAATTAATATACAGTTagttaagctttttttttaaaaaaaatcattaaactTCTATTATTATTTAGCGTTGCTATTTCTGTAAATAGGAACAAATATATTAGAACATGACAAATTGATTAGTCTTAACAGAAAACAAGAATTGAATACTCccaaatatcatttttatttgattagttACTTAGCTGTACATAACTGTTGTTTCTGGATGATATTAGCACACACAGTCTGAGTGGGAGGTGAGAATATGAACAGGGTGTTAATTTTAATGCACAGACGTTGTGAGCAAACCTTCCTTTCATAAATTGATGACACAACCTCCGTCTTTACTCTCAATCTAACTATAGCACAGTTGGTGCTGATGGACCCCGGAGTGTAGAGTTGTGAGTTGATAACAGCAAATCTCAGTAGACTGTAACATGGCTGAGTCATGGATTTAAAAAGTACACACtctggaggcagcagcagataaGACAGAAATATAGTCCCTGGTtggagttttgcttttttttaagtagaTTGCAGGAACAAACAATGAAATAGCTCCACTCTGCAGACTGTAATATTAGAGAGAGTTTTATCGCTGAGGTGattttgctgatgtttttgcttttaGAAAAATATAACAGGTCATACAGgacaatatttattcattttgactTTGCTGATGCAGCAGgtgtattttgacatttgagacTACAGTGAGTTTGGAgtgattaatttttttgtttaatgtttgtgtccatgacaagtttcagttttttttaaatattgtattcattgttttgattttgttttgttttgccacttgtttttctctccatttgtCCTCTGGATTGTCAGAAGATGATGCTTATGTAGAGAAACTGCCCACCTTTGAGAGACACATTGATTCATTAGCAGGTATAGTAAAGTTCTCTCAGAGGAGGGGACCGGTTGTGGAGTGTTCATTTGCCATGTTTCAATTGAATGCTGCTTATCCACAATGTATTCATTGAGGGATAAACACCTTTACtgagtgattttggactttCTTGACTAATGTGTCCAAGAGTGTAGGTGTAAGTACAGTGAGACAATTTTTCCCTTAAATTTTGataaaaatattttgaattatgTGATGCATTAACAAGGTCGTTGCATCATTGCCCTGATACCTACCGATTTAACCATATATATAGTAAAAAAGCATACAttcatttttctctttattttaaagcGGCAGCATTTTTCATCGAAATCATCCAGtttgttgcattgttttgtGCTTGCCAACTCAACCTtcccacacatttacattttactctctctctctctctctctgtctctgtctctgtctctctctctctctctctctctctctctctgtctctctctctctctctctctctctctctctctctctctctctctctctctctctgcatatCTTCCGATTCTCATTATCATTTCACTTGTTTGAAATCTACCAGAATAAGTGAAAGTCATgatgaggcaaaaaaaagctTCCCTTTCATTCATCTGCTGACTTGTGAGACGTTTCTCTCGTTTTATGACTCTGCACCACTGGTTGTCTTGCCATGCCGCCATGGCAACCTCCCATCTCTTTTCCTGGTGACAtatattgtgtttgtgctgtgcaGTCACTCCCATATTCCTCTACTCAGAGTCTGCACCATGAGCctgcatttaaatgtctgtGGTGCGAGTTCATTGAGCGTGTCTGAAGAGATCCTTATGTGTGAACTCTTGAGCTTTAtattgtctgtctttctctctctctctctgtctctctctcacacacacacacacacactcacactcctgcACACAGTCAGATCAGCTATGATGCTTAGAGTTGTTTGAAGTCTGGCGTGAGAATTGGGCCAAATTAGGCAGCCAGCAGCTGTTTGGTATTCATGCCATCGTCTTCTGTACTGCTGGTGTAGCACGACACAGCCTCAAGTTCAACTAGTCTCCACATTGGCCGTAATGCATCGGTCTGTCTCCCACACTTGATCCATGACGCCCACCTTTCACACCCTTCACATACGCACTCTGTAACCTCAGACGTCGCTGTTACCATCTAAAAAAACTTGCCCTTTTGTTCTCTTCATGAAGCTTGGCATTGTCCTCATAGTTCACCTCATACAACAATCACTCAACAACACACCTTCACTTACGAAACGTGGTAACCAAAGAATAATGTGGACTGGAGGATGCACATCCTGCTTAAAGTACTCATTGTGGTCTACGGTGAAGTGGGCAGATTATTTTTTTCGAGGATTCTATAATAACCAATTGGAAATTATATTTGTGAGAGCATTCTTAAATTACagcattttctctctgtctgtgtgtctgtgtgtgtgtgtgtgtgtgtgtgtgtgtgtggttaacgACTgccaccttaaaaaaaaaggtcacattgttggaccgcctttagctttgattacagcactcattcactgtggcattgtttccataagctccagcacatcccaaagattctcaatggggttaaggtctggactctggtggtggccaatccatgtgtgaaaatgatgtctcatgctccctgaaccactcttgcCACagatgcattgatggaataatctggtcatttattatattcaggtagtcaacTGAcgtcattctttgggcacataatgttgctgaacctagacctgaccaactgcagcaaccccttacctatttgcgtagttaaatccaggtggcgactttttttttgaacaagcagtgtatatatattgtatagaGAGAAACCATATAGTTCAGCTCCTTTTATTAGGAACATATATTCTGTAGAACCAGACTTGGAGATGTGAGGTGAGTTTGGGAGCTAGACTGTGGCGATGACGTGTCTGGTCTCAGGAACTTTGGTGGATCCCACCTTCATCATCTTTTCCCCTCTCAGGGTCCAGCGCCTGAAATTAGAAAACTTGAAGCTTTTTGCTCTGTGGTCCCAGTCTCATGACTGCCCCCTGCTGTGTGTCCTCAGACATAGCATTTCTTTCATCATTCAAAAAAGTGCAGGCCTGGAAGAAAGTGCAAGCTTGTTAAGACACAGAGTATGAGGAAATAAGTGCCAATTGGAGCATCAGCTGGGGTAGAATTACCAAAGCAGACTGCTGCCCCTGAAACTGGCAGCCTCCACGCTGTTTCCTTCAGGAACTCTTTTCAGGCTCTCTACCCTCAACTCCCTCTCTCCTGCATTATACATTACAAGTTGTACTATTGCCAGCATCCAGTGGCAACACACCTGGCCCTCACTGCAGCTGAGTCTTACCCTACctcacacatgtaaacactcaTAAGAAACATGCTGTCTCACCCATGTTGTCAAATGTCCTGTCCTGCCAGTGTCTCAGCCATCCATCCCTCTTTGTCCCTGGCCTCCACCTCCACGTTTCCTCCACCTCACTGTGACGTGTGATAGACCAACCATGTAAGACTCACACTACTgtccttctctcctcccccttctcaCCCACTCCCCACCCCAtcatccctcttcctcctcgtctttCTCTCCCCATCCCTCAACCCCACACAGAGAATGACCAGCCATCCCTTGTATGGTTTGACAGAGGGAagttttatttaacctttgAAGGTAAGTTTCCTTTGCACCAGGGtagcgtgcacacacactcttccgAGGCTCATTTGTGCAAGCTTCGCCCCTGCCCCTGTCCTGccccttctttccttctcttcctcttcttcgtTGCAGTTGCCCCTGTCACCCTAACCCACACCATCCTAACCCTTGGCTCAGCCTCCTCATTCATGGTCAACTGCATACTGTTGTCATACGCTGCCTCCTCTTCTTGAATTTGCTCATTCTCATTTCGTCTGAGCTGACTACCTCTCATTCCCTGAAAAATAATCTTTCTTCATATACTTTACTAATCTCTTTGTTGtgactatttttctttttggacaTGTGGATTTGTTGGTTTCCTCTTTGGGCTCTCTGAACGTCTTTGATCTTGCTTCAACAACATGTCTTGAATAAGCATGCATATCGTCTCAGTCTTTTTCCTGTGTCTGTCCTTTCTAATACATATTTGCTCATTCACGTAAAAACAGATCCcggtgtcagtcagtcagtcagtcagtcagtcattatctaccactgtgctgtgccaatctcagctacatcgggcgataagcggggtgcaccctggacagttcaccagtccatcgcagggccacacacagatagagacaaaccaccattcactctcacactcactcctatggtgtCTTTACAGCTaaaaattaatcaaataaaggGAGAGATTTTTGTGAATTCTTCAGTCcgagcagagagaaaaagtatCTTCCACTCACATGACCTGCTGTTTTCATGCCATTTTATTAACACACCCATTGTtcacaagatttattttcatttcatcacgACAGATTGCACGTCATGTTTTGTTCCTCATTTCATTCAAAAGTCGAGGTTCTTGAataagaaactgaaacatgCAGAATATCTGCTATTACactatttatgttgttgttttggggatttaactgaaaaaaaacccacaaaagtttaaatgaatgggcattatttgagtgtgtgtgtgttttttttcagtattcTTAAGtatacgtatgtgtgtgtgtgtgtgtgtgtgcaggctgcTCCAGAGGGCCCAGTCCTCTCACCATGGGGGCTCAGGACACTCTTCCAGTGGCCGCTGCATTCACAGAGACGGTCAATGCCTTCTTTAAAGGAGCCGACCCCAGCAAGTACGTTAATTAGATGCAATAGCCC encodes the following:
- the sgip1a gene encoding SH3-containing GRB2-like protein 3-interacting protein 1 isoform X8 encodes the protein MMEGLKKRTRKAFGIRKKEKDNDSTGSPERESGEPQEVESSQKRTNGAPNGFYGDIDWDRYNSPEVDDEGYSIRPDEESEEVTTKKTHFFSSDESEGEEDQKKRFKIKIKPLPSDCVVAAPSFDELKASIGNISLSPSPLRSPRRSPGLKRNTSSEEIARPRRIVPTVPTVAPTPAPAPQLPSSQQTPVPEDTTALFGPPLETAFGAEQKVEVVLSESDVWGVPLSGSESSLTMSFPTGTPPPLPPKNVPLSPPTTGPPSAEEAVTVEEDGKNPSIVDLDNIFGPEQALATVEDINDTWVCFSEESSKQPPLPDEPAPPIPCSPPPPEEPAPPLPASPPPPETTAPPLPISPPPREDPVPPLPTSPPPKLDPAPPLPTSPPPSEEPVAPPIPSGPPTPEDRNPLTNVTTPPLPSPKDLASPSTSSPPPLDLPANVPPASAPQASSSPAVSPSSEELARVVPSSIVLSQEVKPRNTDTTQPKEDVRETASSSKDVSQGSRSTPPPPPPPTYRTVVSSPGPTSGPAGTNSGSSSPVRPATPSSVNSTPPPPPPRPPSRPKLPPGKPTIGDASRPFSPPIHSASPPPVAPLARAESTSSISSTNSMSTATTPTVGKELSVSVSEDDAYVEKLPTFERHIDSLAENDQPSLVWFDRGKFYLTFEGCSRGPSPLTMGAQDTLPVAAAFTETVNAFFKGADPSKCAVKVVGEMVLSFPAGITRHFANNPSPAVLTFSITNFSRLEHVLPNPQLLCCDTTTEAQADVKDFWVNMPNLISHLKKVAEQKPQATYYNVDMLKYQVSSQGLQSSPLSLAVSWRCEPTSTDLRIDYKYNGEAMTTPMALNNVQFLVPINGGVSKLQAVLPPAAWNAEQQKILWKIPDISQKSENGGVGSLLARFQLTEGPSKPAPLAVQFTSEGSTLSGCDIDLAGPGYRFSLVKKRFAAGKYLADN
- the sgip1a gene encoding SH3-containing GRB2-like protein 3-interacting protein 1 isoform X2, producing MMEGLKKRTRKAFGIRKKEKDNDSTGSPERESGEPQEVESSQKRTNGAPNGFYGDIDWDRYNSPEVDDEGYSIRPDEESEEVTTKKTHFFSSDESEGEEDQKKRFKIKIKPLPSDCVVAAPSFDELKASIGNISLSPSPLRRSPGLKRNTSSEEIARPRRIVPTVPTVAPTPAPAPQLPSSQQTPVPEDTTALFGPPLETAFGAEQKVEVVLSESDVWGVPLSGSESSLTMSFPTGTPPPLPPKNVPLSPPTTGPPSAEEAVTVEEDGKNPSIVDLDNIFGPEQALATVEDINDTWVCFSEESSKQPPLPDEPAPPIPCSPPPPEEPAPPLPASPPPPETTAPPLPISPPPREDPVPPLPTSPPPKLDPAPPLPTSPPPSEEPVAPPIPSGPPTPEDRNPLTNVTTPPLPSPKDLASPSTSSPPPLDLPANVPPASAPQASSSPAVSPSSEELARVVPSSIVLSQEVKPRNTDTTQPKEDVRETASSSKDVSQGSRSTPPPPPPPTYRTVVSSPGPTSGPAGTNSGSSSPVRPATPSSVNSTPPPPPPRPPSRPKLPPGKPTIGDASRPFSPPIHSASPPPVAPLARAESTSSISSTNSMSTATTPTVGKELSVSVSENDQPSLVWFDRGKFYLTFEGCSRGPSPLTMGAQDTLPVAAAFTETVNAFFKGADPSKCAVKVVGEMVLSFPAGITRHFANNPSPAVLTFSITNFSRLEHVLPNPQLLCCDTTTEAQADVKDFWVNMPNLISHLKKVAEQKPQATYYNVDMLKYQVSSQGLQSSPLSLAVSWRCEPTSTDLRIDYKYNGEAMTTPMALNNVQFLVPINGGVSKLQAVLPPAAWNAEQQKILWKIPDISQKSENGGVGSLLARFQLTEGPSKPAPLAVQFTSEGSTLSGCDIDLAGPGYRFSLVKKRFAAGKYLADN
- the sgip1a gene encoding SH3-containing GRB2-like protein 3-interacting protein 1 isoform X3, which produces MMEGLKKRTRKAFGIRKKEKDNDSTGSPERESGSQKRTNGAPNGFYGDIDWDRYNSPEVDDEGYSIRPDEESEEVTTKKTHFFSSDESEGEEDQKKRFKIKIKPLPSDCVVAAPSFDELKASIGNISLSPSPLRSPRRSPGLKRNTSSEEIARPRRIVPTVPTVAPTPAPAPQLPSSQQTPVPEDTTALFGPPLETAFGAEQKVEVVLSESDVWGVPLSGSESSLTMSFPTGTPPPLPPKNVPLSPPTTGPPSAEEAVTVEEDGKNPSIVDLDNIFGPEQALATVEDINDTWVCFSEESSKQPPLPDEPAPPIPCSPPPPEEPAPPLPASPPPPETTAPPLPISPPPREDPVPPLPTSPPPKLDPAPPLPTSPPPSEEPVAPPIPSGPPTPEDRNPLTNVTTPPLPSPKDLASPSTSSPPPLDLPANVPPASAPQASSSPAVSPSSEELARVVPSSIVLSQEVKPRNTDTTQPKEDVRETASSSKDVSQGSRSTPPPPPPPTYRTVVSSPGPTSGPAGTNSGSSSPVRPATPSSVNSTPPPPPPRPPSRPKLPPGKPTIGDASRPFSPPIHSASPPPVAPLARAESTSSISSTNSMSTATTPTVGKELSVSVSENDQPSLVWFDRGKFYLTFEGCSRGPSPLTMGAQDTLPVAAAFTETVNAFFKGADPSKCAVKVVGEMVLSFPAGITRHFANNPSPAVLTFSITNFSRLEHVLPNPQLLCCDTTTEAQADVKDFWVNMPNLISHLKKVAEQKPQATYYNVDMLKYQVSSQGLQSSPLSLAVSWRCEPTSTDLRIDYKYNGEAMTTPMALNNVQFLVPINGGVSKLQAVLPPAAWNAEQQKILWKIPDISQKSENGGVGSLLARFQLTEGPSKPAPLAVQFTSEGSTLSGCDIDLAGPGYRFSLVKKRFAAGKYLADN
- the sgip1a gene encoding SH3-containing GRB2-like protein 3-interacting protein 1 isoform X1 yields the protein MMEGLKKRTRKAFGIRKKEKDNDSTGSPERESGEPQEVESSQKRTNGAPNGFYGDIDWDRYNSPEVDDEGYSIRPDEESEEVTTKKTHFFSSDESEGEEDQKKRFKIKIKPLPSDCVVAAPSFDELKASIGNISLSPSPLRSPRRSPGLKRNTSSEEIARPRRIVPTVPTVAPTPAPAPQLPSSQQTPVPEDTTALFGPPLETAFGAEQKVEVVLSESDVWGVPLSGSESSLTMSFPTGTPPPLPPKNVPLSPPTTGPPSAEEAVTVEEDGKNPSIVDLDNIFGPEQALATVEDINDTWVCFSEESSKQPPLPDEPAPPIPCSPPPPEEPAPPLPASPPPPETTAPPLPISPPPREDPVPPLPTSPPPKLDPAPPLPTSPPPSEEPVAPPIPSGPPTPEDRNPLTNVTTPPLPSPKDLASPSTSSPPPLDLPANVPPASAPQASSSPAVSPSSEELARVVPSSIVLSQEVKPRNTDTTQPKEDVRETASSSKDVSQGSRSTPPPPPPPTYRTVVSSPGPTSGPAGTNSGSSSPVRPATPSSVNSTPPPPPPRPPSRPKLPPGKPTIGDASRPFSPPIHSASPPPVAPLARAESTSSISSTNSMSTATTPTVGKELSVSVSENDQPSLVWFDRGKFYLTFEGCSRGPSPLTMGAQDTLPVAAAFTETVNAFFKGADPSKCAVKVVGEMVLSFPAGITRHFANNPSPAVLTFSITNFSRLEHVLPNPQLLCCDTTTEAQADVKDFWVNMPNLISHLKKVAEQKPQATYYNVDMLKYQVSSQGLQSSPLSLAVSWRCEPTSTDLRIDYKYNGEAMTTPMALNNVQFLVPINGGVSKLQAVLPPAAWNAEQQKILWKIPDISQKSENGGVGSLLARFQLTEGPSKPAPLAVQFTSEGSTLSGCDIDLAGPGYRFSLVKKRFAAGKYLADN